The following nucleotide sequence is from Chromobacterium rhizoryzae.
GTGGCGCGGGCGCGGTTCAGCGACAGCGGGTCATTGACCGCATTGGAGCCGGTGTTGTCGGTATGGCCGACGATCTTCACCGTGGTCACCGGGTTCTGGTTCAAGGTGGCGGCGAAACGGTCCAGAATCGGCCGCAGATTGGGCTTGATGTCGTAGCGGCCCACGTCAAAAGACACATCGCTGGGGATGTCCAGCTTCAGCTGATTGTCCGCGGTCTGGCTGACGCTGACGCCCGAACCCTTGGTCGCCTGCTCCATCGCCGCCTTCTGCTCCTGCATGTGCTTGGACCACAAATAGCCGCCGCCGGCGCCCAGCGCCGCGCCCAGGGCCGCGCCGGTGGCGGCGCTGCGGCCAGGATTGCCGCCGGCGGTCAGGCCGCCCAGCACCGCGCCGGCCACCGCGCCAATCGCCGCGCCGGTACCAGTGTCTTTCTGGGTTTCGGACATGTTCGCGCAGCCGGACAGACCGCCGCTCCCCAGCGCCAATGCAACAAACATCACGATCAGTTTATTCATGCCTGGATCCTTTCCATTCAGTCCATTACCCGCCCCGGCTCCTGCGGGACGCGCTTTCAGCATATACCCATTGCGTTGCGGCCACCGCGCGTCCCGGCCAAAAGACAGGCGCGGCCAAAGCCGCCAAAGCGACAAAACGCTTGATTCGGTTGCCAAAGCCTTCCCTTGCCGCGCCAATCCGCGTACCATCGCGCCTCGCTTTACGGGAGGGAATATGAACACGCAGACTACGGCCCGCGCCTGCGGCATTGACTTTGGCACATCCAACTCCACCGTGGGGTGGCTGCGCCCGAACCAAGCCACTCTATTGACGCTGGAGGACGGCAAGATCACCTTGCCCTCGGTGGTTTTCTTCAATTACGAGGAAGATCATTCCGTGTTCGGCCGGCTAGCGCTGCAGGAATACATGGAAGGCTATGAAGGCCGGCTGATGCGCTCGCTGAAAAGCCTGCTAGGCTCCAACCTGATCGACAGCCAAACCGAAGTGCAAGGCAAGGCCCTGCCTTTCCGCCACCTGCTCAGCCTGTTCATCCAGGAATTGAAGCTGCGCGCCGACCGCGCCGCCGAGCGCCCGTTCGAACAAGTGGTGCTGGGCCGCCCGGTGCACTTTGTCGACGACAACCCCAAGGCCGATGCCGAAGCCGAGACCACGCTGGGCGAGATCGCGCGCCAGGTGGGCTTCAAGGACGTGTCCTTCCAGTTCGAACCCATCGCCGCCGCCTTCGACTACGAAGCCCGGCTGGAACGCGAAGAGCTGGTGCTGATCGTCGACATCGGCGGCGGCACCTCGGACTTCACCCTGATCCGCCTGGCGCCCGAGCGCCACCGCCTGGACGAGCGCCTCGACGACATTCTCGCCACCGGCGGCGTCCACATCGGCGGCACGGACTTCGACAAGCAATTGAGCCTGCACGGCGTGATGCCCCTGTTCGGCTTCAAGAGCCGGCTGCGCAACAACGCGGAGATGCCGTCCAGCCAGTACTTCAACCTGGCCACCTGGCACACCATCAACTTCGCCTACACCCGCAAGGCCTGGATGGACCTGCAGGACGTGCACCGCGACGCGGCGCAGCCGCAGGTGCTGGACCGCCTGTTCCGCCTGATCCAGGACCGCGCCGGCCACCGACTGGCGATGCAGGTGGAAGCCGCCAAGATCGCGCTGTCGGACGAGGCGCAGCACCGGCTGGACCTGGGGCATATCGAGGCCGGCCTGCATTGCGAGTTGAGCCGCGATCAATTCAATCACAGCATAGACGCGATGCTGGGCCAGATCGGCGCCACCGTGCGCCAATTGCTGACCGACGCCTGCGCGCAGGCCGACGACATCGACACCGTCTTCTTCACCGGCGGCTCCAGCGGCGTGCCGGCGCTGCGCGACAGCATCAAGCGCCTGCTGCCCCAGGCCCGCCATGTGGAAGGCGACCTCTTCGGCAGCATCGGCAGCGGCCTGGCGATCGAGGCCGCCAAACGCTACGGTTAAGACACGATTCGCGCCCGGCCCGCCGGGCCCTGAAACGCCAAAGGCCGAGCATGCTTGCTCGGCCTTTTCGCTTATTCGCACAGCGGCGGCGCTTACGCGCCGGAACCGCCGCTAGTCTTCTTGCCTTTGCGCCGCGCCTCCGGCGGCAGATCGAACTCGAACAACTGCGCGGTGCGCCCGGTCTGCGATTGACAGGCTATCATCAGCGCGCGGTTGATCGCCTCCTTCTTGCTGACACCCCACCACTCTATCATTTTATCCAGCGACTTCTGCGCATCCCGGCTCAGCTCCACCGTCACCGACAGCTCCTGCAGACGGCTGCGGCGCAGTTCGCGGCTGCGCCGCTTGCGCTCGGCCACCGTCATCGCGCGCTCGCCCAAAGGCTTGCGTCCCGGCTTTTTGCGGACGCCGCCAATCAGATCGAAGGTGTAGTGATCGCAAGGATCTTTCATGGCTTGAGTGACGGGTCACGGTCGTTGCTGAAGAGGGGCGCAAGGATAGCACAAAGCAAGCCCTGGCGGGCGTTTCACGCATTCCCGGCGCAAAATATCCCATTGCGATGCGGCGGGCGCAAAAAAACCCCGGCCTGGTGCCGGGGCAGACTCAATCAGCCGCCCTGAAGGCTGATCGAAAGCGACTATACAGTTCCAGCATAGCCCTTGTTTCGGCTTTGCACAGCCCGCTTTGGCATAGCCGGGCCCCGTCTCAGTCGCTGCCGAATTCCCGCTCCAGTTCCGCCAGCGCCTGGCGCGTCACCCGCACCGGCATCAAGGCGCGGCGCAAAGGTTGGGTCTGCCCCAACACCAGCTCCTCGAACTCCAGTTCGGTGGCGTCTTCGCCCGGCGCGTCCTGCTTGATCCCCATGCGGTTCAGGTACAAGGTCCGCCATTCCAGCCGAAAATATTCGGCCGGATGCTCCAGCACATGGCGCACCGTCTCCAGCAAGCCCTCAAGGCTCAGCGCGCCGCGCGCCTCGCGCAATTGGGGCTCGATCTCGGCCATGCGCCGCTGCACCCCTTCGCAGGTATCGGGCAAGGGCGAACCGTCCGAGGAGCCGTCCACCACGGTGCCGGCCTCGCAACGCAGCACGCTCAAGCGCAATTGCAGCCGCGACATCTCGTTGTCCAAGGTCTGGCGCAACTGCTCCAGCAGGCTCAGCCGCCGCGCGATCACCGTGACCAGCATTTCCTCGCTGCGCCGCGCGCTGCTCTCAAGCAGCAGCTCGCGCGACGCGCAGGGCATGGCCAGCCTATGACCGTCGAAGCTCACCACCTGCTGCGGCACTTCGCGGCGCAGCTCCCCGCCCTCCATCGCCACGCCCAGGCGGCCGGTTTCGCTGCGCGCCATCGACAACAAGGCCCAGGCCTCGTCGCCCTGGCTGGCGGACAGGAAGAAATTGCGCAAGGCTTCGCTCTGCCGCAGGCAGGACAAAAGGCTGGCCGGCCCGGAAAACAGCAAGCCCAGCCGCGGGTCCTGCGCAAAGCCGCGCAAGGACAGCGTCAGCGGCTCCGGCATTCGGCTGGGCAACTCGGCCAGATAGGCCTGGGTGACGCGCATGCCCGGGGCCAGCGCGTCCAGATAGCCGGGAGACAGGCGCAAACGCTTGTCCGTGCCGTCGACCAGGCTCTCTATCGCCTGCGTCAACTCCCGCTGCTGCTGCCGGCTTTCGGCATCCAGCCCCCATCTTTGCAACAAGCGCCCTAACATGCGTCCCCCACTGACAACCGGCCGTCCGGCCGGATCAAAACGATTCGTCGTCGCGCAGATAGCGCCATTGGCCGGTGGGCAGATTGCCCAGCTTGACCTTGCCGATGCGAATCCGCTTCAGGCCTACCACGCGCAAGCCCACCAGTTCGCACATGCGGCGGATCTGGCGTTTCTTGCCCTCGCGCAGCACAAAACGCAACTGATCCTCGTTTTGCCAAGCCACGGTGGCAGGCAGCAATTTTTTACCATCCAGCTCCAGACCGTGATTGAGCAGACTCAAACCTTCTTCGGAAAGTTCGCCCTCCACCCGCACCAGGTACTCCTTGTCCACGCTGGAATGCTCGCCGATGATCTGCTTGGCCACCCGGCCGTCCTGGGTCAGGATCAACAGGCCCACCGAATCGATGTCCAGACGGCCGGCCGGCGCCAGCCCTCTCAGATGCTGCGCAGAAAACCGGCGGCGGCTCTTGTCCTCCGCCCACTGGTTTTCCGGTTTGACCAGCACCACCGCCGGCTCGTAGCCGTCCTCGGCCTGGCCGGACACGTAACCCATGGGCTTGTTCAGCAGGATGGTGACGCGCGAGGCTTGAGCGTCCTGCGCCTTCTTGTCCACTTCGATCAGATTGTGCGGCAGCACTTTCTGCCCGAGGACGGCCACCTCGCCGTCCACTTTCACCCACCCTTGTTCGATATAGCTATCGGCCTCGCGGCGCGAGCACAAACCCAACTCGGCCATGCGTTTCGACAGGCGCACTGGTTCCATCATTTCGTTCCGTAATAAAAAAAGCGGCTTGCGCCCGCTGCGGCGCCCGCTCCGTCTCCATCTTCCAAGACAGACGCTCGGGCCACCCGCAACCACCGGCAAGTCCGCTGTTGCATTCCCGCTATTGTAGGGGATGCCACTGCAACTGGCTATGCGCCAACCATCACCCTCCTGTTGGGGACTTGTTCAGCACCCCGGTACCACGCACCTCCTCTCTGGTGGACAAGCGCCACTGCAGCACCTTACCCCCAACGTCAAACAATAACACCAGCTCCTTGTCGTAACGGTTCTGCGCACTGAACAAGGGCCCCAGGTCGGTGAAGTTTTGCAACTGAGGCCGATGCTGAACATAGCTGTACACCCACAATTCACGATTGCTGGAAAAACGTATTCGGTCCTGCGGCTCCCCAAAAGCATCAAGCACCTCGCGCCGGCTGCCTCCGCTTTGCAGCATTCGCTTCACCGCCGGTTCATCCACTTCCGCCAACTGCCTGCTTCCGCTGCTGGCGCACCCCATCAACCAACAAACGCAACATAGCGCCCACCATCGCTTTTTCATTTGCCGCCCTCCCCAATCATGGGTTCCAACACGACTTGCGCATCGTCAGACCATGCCCCTACATCCAGCGGCACCGAATACAAATACTCACGCGGGTACGGCCATTGAAAGAACGGTGTGAACGACTCAGCGCGACCGTAAAGCCAGATGACGGGCAAGGTGAACTGCTTGCCACGCTCCAACAAGGTAACGCTGAACACCGGCTTGTCAGCAATGAACAAGTATTGAACGCGCCCTTGCTCATAAGGGTTTTTCTCGCTCTGCAAGCGCGCCAGCCCCTTGAGCATCGCCTCGCCCAAGGCCGCTGAAGCCTTGCGCGCGCAGGCCACCACATCCTCCTGACACGCGGCCTCCACCACCGGCAAGCAGGCCACCTCCCTCTCATCCCGCAAGCTCACCCTACTCTGGACCCCCACCAAGCACTCCAGTCGCAAATCTCCCAGCCGCCGGGTATTGGCGGGCAGACCTTTGCTGCGTACCACCGGACGCCAACTCAACTCCACCGGGGGCAGGTTCGCCACCAACAGTGCTTTGCGCTGCGCCAGCCCCGCCAGCTCATCCAGGGCAAAGCTGTAGTCGCTGGCGAGCTTGACCATGCCTTTGCCCCCACTGCCATCGCGCCAAAATAGCCCTACTCCCGCCCGCGGCGGATGTGGATAAAGGCGATAGCGCAGCGAGGAGCCCGGTGCCAGCGCGCGGAATGCGTCGAAAGCCGCCCGCCCCTTAGCCAATTCGGCATAGGCGTAAACCGACTCCTTGCGCGGGGCCTGCGAGTGTCCTGGTGTTTCGGCAACCGCCCCGACCGCCATCAGCAAACCCAAGAAACCAACTCCCGCCCTCAGATTGCGCATTGCCACGCCTCCCCCGTAAAATTCATATTGCATCATCAAGACAAGAAAACCATCGCATTCGATTTTATTTAGTCGCAATCAGTACATCAAGCCGTCTTGTTCGACTATGCTGGTACGCCATGGAGCGCCAGCCAAGCCCCCGGAGGCAGGCATGAACTGTTTCAATGAATACGAAGACTACGACGGCATTGGCCTGGCCCAGCTGATCGCCGGCGGCCAGATCAGCGCCGGCGAGGCCGCGGCCGCCGCCCAGGCACGGCTGGAGCGCTGGAATCCGGCGCTGAACGCGGTCTGCCTGCCGCTGCCGGAACAGGCTCAGGCCCAGTTGCGGCAAGCGCAAGGCGCCGGCCCGCTTGCCGGCTGCCCGGTGCTGATCAAGGATTTGCTGGCCGACATCGCCGGCGTGCCCACTCGCAACGGCAGCCGCCTGTTCGACGGCTATGTCGCGCCGCGCGACGCCGACATCATCCAACGTTATCGCCAGGGCGGCCTGATCTTCATCGGCAAGACCACCACGCCTGAACTGGGCCTCAGTCCCTACACCGAATCCGAGGTCTACGGCCTCAGCCGCAATCCCTGGGACCTGACCCGCACCCCGGGCGGCTCCAGCGGCGGCTCGGCCGCGGCGGTGGCCGCCGGCATCGTGCCCATCGCCCACGGCGGCGACGGCGGCGGCTCCATCCGCATTCCCGCCTCCAACTGCGGCGTGTTCGGCCTCAAGCCCAGCCGCGGACGCGGCCCGGCCGGACCGGACTACAGCGAGGGCTGGCAGGGCCTGGTCTGCCAACACGCGCTGACGCGCAGCGTGCGCGACAGCGCGGCGATGCTGGACCTGCTGGCCGGCGGCCCGCGCGGCGGCGAGGCCTATTACTGGCCGGCGCCGGAGCAAAGCTTTTTCGCCGCGCATCAGCGCGAGCCCGGCAAGCTGCGCATCGCCTGGAGCAAGCGCCCCATCCTGGGCGGCGCGCTGCACCCGGACTGCGCCGCCGCGCTGGACGACGCGCTGGCCTTGCTGACCGAGCTGGGACACGAGGTGGAAGAAGCGTCGCCGCCGCTGGCGTCGCCGGAGGAATACAACCGCGCGATGCTGGCCATCATCTGCGGCGAGATGGCCGGCCTGCTGCGCGACATCGAGCGCCGCACCGGCAAGCCGGCGCGCCACCAGCAACTGGAAGCGGCCAGCTGGGCGCTGGCGCGCTACGGCGAGCGGCTCAGCGCCGGTGAGCTGGCCTGGGCGCGCGGTTTCGCCTGGGAGCAGGCCCGGATCATGGAAACCTTCCACCAGCGCTACGACGCGCTGGCCACCCCGACCCTGAACCAGCCGCCCGCCCTCGTCGGCGGCCTGGGGCCCAGCGCCGCCGAAACCGCGATCTCGCGCTGGATGCTGGGCAAGCTGGGCTGGGACTGGACTTTGCGCTTCGGCCAGTTGATTCCGGCCACTTCGCGCCGTCTGATGGAGTATCTGGGCTGGACCATACCCTTCAATATGAGCGGACAGCCGGCAATGAGCGTGCCGCTGTACTGGAGCCAGGCCGGGCTGCCGATAGGCGTGCAATTCGTCGCGCGCTGCGGCGACGACCTGACCCTGCTGCGGCTGGCCCGCCAGTTGGAGCAGGCCAGACCGTGGGCGCAACGGCGCCCGCCGGCCCCGCCTAGCGCTTGAAGCCGGCCAGAGCCGGCCCCAACTCGCCGGCCAGCCGGCGGCCCAGCTCGGTCACCAGCGTCTGCAGGCCGGCCGCGGCCGCCGCGGCGTCCGGCGTCGCCAAAGGCTGACTCTGCAGGAAATAACCGCTGGCCAGCGGCCGTTTGTCGCCCTGCGTCGGCAGCGCCTGCCAAGCCACTTCCAGCGAGGCGTCGCGCCCCGGACGCAGGCGCAGCTGGCGCACGTCCAGCAATAAGCGGACGTCCCCGCCGCCCATGCCCGGTTGCGGATAGGCGTAGATGCTGGCCAGGCCCAGCGAGCGGGACAGGTCCGCCGCCACGGCTTGCGTCAGCATGCGGTCCAGCGGACCGGCCCAGCGTTGCAAGTCCAGCAATTCAACATTGCCGGCGGCGTCTTCCACCACCAGCTGGGGCCGCTCCAGTCCCGCGGGCAGGCTTGCCGGCCCCACCATCACGCTGACGCCCAGCACGGGGGTCGCGGCCGCCGTCGACAGCGCCGGCCGCAATTGATGGAAGGTGGTGGGCGGCGAGGCGCAGGCGCTTAGCAGCGCCAGCATGATCAAGCTCAGCGCGATGGATTTCATTTTTTCTCTCCCTTGCCACGTATCAACGCTTCCGGATGGCGGTCCAGGTAATCGGCCAGCGCGCGGAAACTGCGCGCCGTTTCCGACACTTCCTGCGCCGCCGCGCGCACATCCTGCTGCAGCGGCGAATCCGCCTGCATCGTCTGGCGCGTGCTTTCCAGCGTTTTCTGCAAGTCTTCCAGCGTTTTCACCGCCTGCGGCAGCACCTTGCCGTCCATGTTCTCGGACAGCTTGCGCATGCTGTCCAGCGTCTGGTGCAGCGATTTCAACGATTGATTCAGCTCCTCGCCGATGCTGTCGAACGGCACCTTGTCCAGCCGGCGCGCAATGCGCTGCAATACTCGTTGCAGTTCTTCCAGATCGCCCGGCAGCGTCGGCAGCTCGGTCATGCCGTTGCGCACCGCCACCTTGGCCGGCTTGGCCTCGGGGAAGAAGTCCAGCGCCACGTAAAGCTGACCGGTGATCAGACTGCCGGAGCGCAGCTGGGCGCGCAGGCCGTTGCGCACCAGCGATTCCACGGAAATCTTGGCCGACAGGCTGTGATCGCCGGACAGGGTGTTGAGCCGGCTGGGATAGGTGCGGATGTCCACCGTCATGTCGAAGTCCTTGCGCGCCGCCGCGTATTCGATGCCGATGGCGGTGACTTCGCCGAAGGTGATTCCGCGGAAATCCACCGGCGCGCCCACGGTCAGGCCGCGCACCGACTGCCGGAACTTCAGCCGGAAGGACTGGGTTTCCCGGTCGCGGTTCTGCAGCGCTTTTTCGCGGGTTTCATTGAGCAGGAACAGGTATTTGGCGTCCGGCGCCTTGTCCGGCCCGTCGCTGAGCGGGGTTTCAAAGGCGATGCCGCCCAGCGCGATCGCCGCCAAGGATTGGGTGTTGACGCTCAGGCCGTTGGCGCCGATGGCCACGTCGATGCCGCTGGCGTGCCAGAAGCGGCTGTTGACGGTGACGAAGTGATCATAGGGCGCGTTGACGAAGACCGACAGCTTCACCGCGCTGCCGGCCGGGTCCAGCTCGTAGCCCACCACCTGGCCCACCGGCACGCGGCGGAAATACACCGGCGAGCCGGCGTTGAGCGAGCCCAGATTGTCGGAGCGCAGCACGAACATCTTGCCCGGTAGGTCCGCGTTGATGATGGGCGGCACTTCCAGGCCCTTGAACTCGGTGCGGCGCTCCTTGCTCTTACCCACGTCCATGCCGATGTAGGAGCCGCCCAGCACCGTGCCCAGACCGGACACGCTGCCGCCGGAGATGCGCGGCCGCACCACCCAGAAACGGCTGTCCGCCACCAGGTAATCGTCCACGTTCTTGCTCAGCTCCGCGGTGACCAGGATGGACTGGCGGTCCGGGCTCACCGACACCGCCTTCACCTCGCCTATCTCCACGTCCTTGTACTTGATCCGGGTTTTGCCCGCCTCCAGCCCTTCCGCGTTCTGGAAGGCGATGGTGATGGTGGGCCCGCGCGACAAGACCGCGCTCACCGCCAGCCAGCCGCCTATCACCGCCGCCACCACCGGAATCAGCCACACCAGCGACGGCGACCAGCGCCGCCGCTTCACCGGCACCGCGACCGGCAAGTCCTCGCCGGCTGCGGCCGGTTTTTCGGGTTGATCACTGCTCATCGTCTTCCTTTACCTGATCCCAGATCAGCCTGGGATCGAAACTCATCGCCGCCACCATGGTCAGCACCACCACCGTGCCGAAGGCGATCGCCCCCGGCCCGGCCTTGATCGACGCCAGCGACTGCCATTGCACCAGCGCCACCATCAGGGCCACCACGTAAATGTCCAACATCGACCACGGGCCGATCACCTCCACCACCCGATACAGCCGCGTCCGTTGCCGCGGCGCCCAGCCGGAACCCAGCTGCACCGTCACCAGCAAGAGCAGCAAGGCCAGAATCTTCAACAGCGGCACCAGCACGCTGGCGGTGAACACCACCAGCGCCAGCGGCCAGGAGCCGGATTTCCACAAATACACCACCCCGCTCATGATGGTGTCGTTCTGCATGCCCATGATGGTGGAGGTTTCCATGATAGGCAGCAGATTGGCGGGCAGATAGGCCACCATCGCCGCCAGCAGCAAGGCCCAGCTGCGCTGCAGGCTGTGCGGCTTGCGCGAGTGCAGCGCGGCGTGGCAGCGCGGGCAGGATTGGGCGCCTTCTCCGGCCCGGCACAGCAGCCCGCAGCCGTGGCACAGCCACAGGCCGGACTGCGCGGCGGTTTTCACGCGGTAGTCCGACATTGCTGACAACGCTCCCACAAGTCTTCCGGATTGAAACGACTGGCGCTGGCCGCCATCAACACGATCAAGGCGAACAAGGCCATCAGGCCCACGCCCACGTGCACGGTGGCCAGGCTGACCAGTTTGACCAAGGACACCAGGATGCCCAGCAAAAACACTTCCACCATGCACCATGGGCGGGTCAGTATCTTCAGCCGCATCAGCCAGGGAAAGCCGCGCGGCACATGGCCGAAGGCCAGCGGCAGCCGCACATAGAGCATGCTGCCCAGCTCCAGCGACGGCATCACGATGCCGGTGAACATCACCAGCATCGCCACCGACAACATGCCCTGGCGCTCCAGCGCCACCACCGTCTGCCACAAGGTGGCCGCGCTGCGGGCTCCGGCGGCCTCCAGGGTCACCACCGGATAGACGTTGGCCAGCAGAAAGGCGATCACCCCGGTCAGCAGCAGCGCCAGTTCGGCGTCCTGCCGCTGCGCGCCGTAACGGCGCACCAAAGCGCCGCAGCGCGGGCAGCACGCCCGGCCCTCCCCCTTCAACGCCACCCGCATCAGTAGATCGCAATCGTGGCAGGCGGTCAGCTTGGAATCGGCGTCCGGCCGCGTCATCAGTAGCCGCCTTTCGCCTTGCGCTCGGCGGTGAAGCTCCACCACGGCCGCGCCTCGTCGCTGTCCATGTAATGGACCACCGACATCAGCGTATCCAGCACGCACGGGTCCTGCCGGGTTCCGGTCAGTTCGCACAAACGGTGGTACAGCCGCAAAGGCTCGGCGCCGCGCAATTGGCGCGGCTCTTCGATGCCGAGCAAGCGCAAATCTTCGGCCAGGCTGGGGCCGATATTGGGCAGCTCGCGCAAATGCCGCGCCCGCGCCGCGGGCGGACAACGTGATGGATGCATAAACTCTCTGCGCAGATGGCGACAACCCGCATCATAAAGGAGGCCGCGCCAGAGTTCAAAAGCCGGCCCGGCCCGGAGGCCGTTCAACATCCCGAGAATTAGGCGAGACAAGGAGGGAGGAAAGGAAGAAACGGAAGGGAGGCGGCGCATGCGCCTTGCGCAACGGCGCCCGCCGCGCCCGGTCCAGCACGGCGGACTTGAACAGACGCTCAGCCGTGGAAGATGTCCCAGCCCAGCTTGAGGATCAAGGTGCTGGTCAACAGCAGGAACAGCACCCGCACAAAGCCGGTGCCCTTCTTCATCGCCACCCAGGTGCCCACCGTCGCGCCGGCCATATTGCACACCGCCATCGGCAGCGCGTACTGGAACAGCACATGGCCGGCGGGGATGAAGAACAGCAGCGCCGCGCAGTTGGTGGTCAGGTTCACCACCTTGGCCGAGGCCGAGGCGTGCAGAAAATCGAAAGCGAAGAAGCGGATGAACAAAAACATCAGAAAGCTGCCGGTGCCGGGGCCGAACAGGCCGTCGTAAAAACCGATGGCGCCGCCAATGGCCATGCCTATCGCCATTTCGCGCCGGCCTATCGCCACCGGCTTGTGCAGGGAGCCGAAGTCCTTCTTCCACAAGGTGTACACCGCCATCACCACCAGGAGCGCCAACACCAGGGGGCGCAGCACGGCCTTGTCGATCAGGCTGACCGTGGCCGCGCCGGCGATGGACATGAAGAAGGCCGCCACCGCCGCCGGCAGCACCAAGCGCCACGGCACCTTGACCCGCTTCAGATAGGAACGCGCGGCGGACAAGGTGCCCATGGCCGCCGCCAGCTTATTGGTGCCGAACACCGTGGCCGGCGCCAGATTGGGCAAGGCGCTGAACAAGGCCGGAATCTGAATCAGGCCGCCACCGCCCACCGCCGCGTCCACCAGGCCGGCGGCGAAGGCAATCACGCACAAAAAACTCAAGGTCAACAGCATCCACTTCTCCCGGCTCCGCGCCGCTTACAGTTAGGACAAGATTCTATGCCTTGCCAGCCAAGCGTGCTTGCAATACCGTATTGCGAAAATCGCAATCAGAATGCCGGGGCCGGGATGAAATCCTTATGGGAATTGCGCGTGTTCTGCGCGGTGGTGGAAAGAAAAAGCTTTGTCGCCGCCGCGCGCCAGCTGGGCACATCGCCCAGCAGCGCCACACGCGCGGTGCAGACACTGGAAGAAGCGCTGGGCGGCAGCCTGCTGGCGCGCTCGCAAAAACAGGTCAATCTGACCCTGGCCGGCGAAAGCTATTACGCCGCGGCGCGCAAGATGCTGGACCTGCAGGAAGAAGCCGAGGACGAGCTGGCGGCCTTGAGCGAGGCGCCGCGCGGCCTGCTGCGCTTTTCCGCGCCGGAGGCGATGAGCCACGCTCTCTTGCCGCCGGTGCTGACCCGCATGGCCGACGCCAACCCGGAGCTGCGCTTCGACGTGCTGTACAGCGACACCATACTGGACCCGATACGCGAGAAGCTGGACTTCAGCATCCGCGGCGCCTTCCCCGCCTCCAGCGAGCTGATCGGCTACCCGCTGTGGGATTACCAGCGCCACCTCTACGCCAGCCCGGCCTATGTCGAGCGCCACGGCGCGCCGCAAACGCCGGAACAACTGCCGGAGCACCGGGTGCTGATCCACTCCGCGCCGCGCGTGCTGAAAGCCTGGAACTTCGTGTCCGCCGGCCACCAGCTCAGCCTCAATCTGACGCCCTGGCACCGCGTCAGCTCCGGCAGCGCCGTGCTCCACGCCGTGCTGGCCGGCCTGGGCGTCGCCCGCCTGGGCGATTGGCTGGCCGAGCCGCTGGTGCGCGCCGGCCAGCTGCTGCGGCTGTGCCCGGATTACCGCATCGTCTCCAGCCACGGCGACAACCCGCAGATGCACGCCGTCTTCGCCAACCGTCGCATTCCGCGCAAAGCCCGGCTATTGCTGGAGGAGGTGCGCGCAGCCGCCCGCGACGCCGGCTACGGGCTTAAAGCGCGCTGAACCATAAAAAAAACGGAAGCCAAAGCTTCCGTTTCGATCATGTTCACCATGGGCCGGAACACCGGCCCACCATGGCCCCGCTCAACCCACCCAGCGGCGGGCGGCGGCGAACATCCGGTACCAAGCGCCGTTCTCGCCCCAATCCGCCGGGTGCCAGCTGTTCTGCACCGTGCGGAACACCCGTTCCGGGTGCGGCATCATGATGGTGAAGCGGCCGTCGGCCGTGGTCACCCCGGT
It contains:
- a CDS encoding paraquat-inducible protein A, whose translation is MSDYRVKTAAQSGLWLCHGCGLLCRAGEGAQSCPRCHAALHSRKPHSLQRSWALLLAAMVAYLPANLLPIMETSTIMGMQNDTIMSGVVYLWKSGSWPLALVVFTASVLVPLLKILALLLLLVTVQLGSGWAPRQRTRLYRVVEVIGPWSMLDIYVVALMVALVQWQSLASIKAGPGAIAFGTVVVLTMVAAMSFDPRLIWDQVKEDDEQ
- a CDS encoding paraquat-inducible protein A; translated protein: MTRPDADSKLTACHDCDLLMRVALKGEGRACCPRCGALVRRYGAQRQDAELALLLTGVIAFLLANVYPVVTLEAAGARSAATLWQTVVALERQGMLSVAMLVMFTGIVMPSLELGSMLYVRLPLAFGHVPRGFPWLMRLKILTRPWCMVEVFLLGILVSLVKLVSLATVHVGVGLMALFALIVLMAASASRFNPEDLWERCQQCRTTA
- a CDS encoding helix-hairpin-helix domain-containing protein; this encodes MHPSRCPPAARARHLRELPNIGPSLAEDLRLLGIEEPRQLRGAEPLRLYHRLCELTGTRQDPCVLDTLMSVVHYMDSDEARPWWSFTAERKAKGGY
- a CDS encoding sulfite exporter TauE/SafE family protein — encoded protein: MLLTLSFLCVIAFAAGLVDAAVGGGGLIQIPALFSALPNLAPATVFGTNKLAAAMGTLSAARSYLKRVKVPWRLVLPAAVAAFFMSIAGAATVSLIDKAVLRPLVLALLVVMAVYTLWKKDFGSLHKPVAIGRREMAIGMAIGGAIGFYDGLFGPGTGSFLMFLFIRFFAFDFLHASASAKVVNLTTNCAALLFFIPAGHVLFQYALPMAVCNMAGATVGTWVAMKKGTGFVRVLFLLLTSTLILKLGWDIFHG
- a CDS encoding LysR family transcriptional regulator yields the protein MKSLWELRVFCAVVERKSFVAAARQLGTSPSSATRAVQTLEEALGGSLLARSQKQVNLTLAGESYYAAARKMLDLQEEAEDELAALSEAPRGLLRFSAPEAMSHALLPPVLTRMADANPELRFDVLYSDTILDPIREKLDFSIRGAFPASSELIGYPLWDYQRHLYASPAYVERHGAPQTPEQLPEHRVLIHSAPRVLKAWNFVSAGHQLSLNLTPWHRVSSGSAVLHAVLAGLGVARLGDWLAEPLVRAGQLLRLCPDYRIVSSHGDNPQMHAVFANRRIPRKARLLLEEVRAAARDAGYGLKAR